A window of the Lepus europaeus isolate LE1 chromosome 5, mLepTim1.pri, whole genome shotgun sequence genome harbors these coding sequences:
- the PEX19 gene encoding peroxisomal biogenesis factor 19 produces the protein MAAAEEGGGAAAGADRELEELLESALDDFDKAKPSPAPLPTTTAPDASGPQKRSPGDTAKDALFASQEKFFQELFDSELASQATAEFEKAMKELAEEEPHLVEQFQKLSEAAGRVGSDATSQQEFTSCLKETLSGLAKNATDLQNSGMSEEELTKAMEGLGMDEGDGEGNILPIMQSIMQNLLSKDVLYPSLKEITEKYPEWLQSHRESLPPEQYEKYQEQHSVMGKICEQFEAETPTDNEATQKARFEMVLDLMQQLQDLGHPPKELAGEMPPGLNFDLDALNLSGPPGASGEQCLIM, from the exons ATGGCGGCCGCAGAGGAAGGCGGTGGTGCCGCGGCCGGAGCGGACCGGGAATTGGAGGAGCTTCTGGAAA GTGCTCTTGATGATTTCGATAAAGCCAAACCCTCCCCAGCACCCCTTCCTACCACCACGGCCCCCGATGCATCGGGGCCCCAGAAGAGATCGCCAGGAGACACTGCCAAA GATGCCCTTTTCGCCTCCCAAGAGAAGTTTTTCCAGGAGCTGTTTGACAGTGAGCTGGCTTCCCAAGCCACTGCAGAGTTTGAGAAAGCAATGAAGGAGTTGGCTGAGGAAGAGCCCCACCTGGTGGAGCAGTTCCAGAAGCTCTCAGAAGCTGCCGGGAGAGTGG GCAGTGATGCGACCTCCCAACAAGAATTTACTTCTTGCCTGAAGGAGACACTAAGTGGACTAGCCAAAAACGCCACTGACCTTCAG AACTCAGGCATGTCAGAAGAGGAGCTGACCAAGGCCATGGAAGGGCTGGGCATGGATGAAGGGGATGGAGAAGGGAACATTCTCCCCATCATGCAGAGTATTATGCAGAACCTGTTGTCCAAGGATGTACTATATCCATCACTGAAGGAGATCACAGAAAAG TATCCAGAATGGTTACAGAGTCACCGGGAATCTCTACCCCCAGAGCAGTATGAAAAATACCAGGAGCAGCACAGTGTCATGGGCAAAATATGTGAACAGTTTGAGGCAGAGACACCTACAGACAATGAGGCCACCCAGAAGGCTCGTTTTGAGATGGTGCTGGATCTTATGCAGCAG CtacaggatttgggccatcctccaaaaGAACTGGCTGGGGAGATG cctcctggcctcaACTTTGACCTGGATGCCCTCAATCTGTCGGGCCCACCAGGTGCCAGTGGTGAACAGTGTCTGATCATGTGA